A single window of Nakaseomyces glabratus chromosome G, complete sequence DNA harbors:
- the SRC1 gene encoding Src1p (CAGL0G07403g~Ortholog(s) have role in maintenance of rDNA, mitotic sister chromatid segregation and chromosome, telomeric region, nuclear envelope, nuclear periphery localization): MVTNILVPGFKPESLTVAKLRRVLTEHGVEYPANAKKAELAKLFKKHIKPKIPEMRKKEKGVRASSDGISRITSKKKTMKEIRKAQAKQKVVPEPKESSESASDSESDTESSSSTASDSSSASSSSSSSSSSSNSSSSYEMEQDDTVETENEFQTARSKRKAEQEVEELEKVEKKPEEPVHLDFSYKKQKGNELDHLKSIKVSDKMASLINNAISDMEKEKDKENKDVSMHDGNDSEPSSSSNLISDQGAPKESDAQPHTSGTDMYNAFIKEDTPSDTAPEVEEQTTQVKNENSSTEDFGNEAQPLDNSNDISLTSKTTVQNPFADTSNSSIQEINISRPQVDNSFSNTINSDNVFIGKLKSENSFLFDDHEEVAEEPEVKTIQIEEVESVDDEASESDLVKESTEEIMNPPPKKSSFVCKALKLLLKLILLIVAGALIAIIINLAVWYREQSIMVGYCGQEREGRSEYFEKLNLPYRDEVESFLEPYKPECQECPEHGLCYPNLELRCKPGYRLQNSLYSLNGLIPIGASCEKDDERERMISEIVAKALELLRIKNAQVECGESSDDIESGITEEIVYQIFEESKKDWISEEQFNELWSSVIKQLEKEPEITMRQVTNRHREQIKPRYKSKTNDNQRQKESIPERRERENFILRSSSKKYISLGCHFENELHQTIMKYRKIILIVLGFIISIAVIRYRIKTYFEQKKKIANYTNEVIELLKDKKATDKGDAFISSVHLRDYILDGKGSTKTKNKLWEEILKKLNQNTNIKSSLMEVHGDMMKCLEWVGPTDVKRKIKPDGINENQ, from the exons ATGGTGACGAACATACTGGTTCCTGGTTTTAAGCCCGAGTCGCTGACCGTGGCCAAATTAAGGAGGGTTCTGACAGAACATGGGGTCGAGTACCCTGCTAATGCCAAGAAGGCCGAGCTGGCGAAGTTATTTAAGAAGCACATCAAGCCGAAGATTCCTGAGATGCgtaagaaagagaaaggtGTGCGGGCTAGCAGTGACGGTATCTCCAGAATTACttccaagaagaagactaTGAAGGAAATAAGGAAAGCACAGGCTAAGCAAAAGGTTGTACCTGAACCTAAGGAGAGCTCAGAGAGCGCAAGTGATAGTGAAAGCGATACTGAAAGCAGCTCTTCCACTGCTAGCGATAGCTCCAGCGCAAGTTCAAGCTCAAGTTCAAGCTCAAGTTCCAGTAATAGCTCCAGCTCATATGAAATGGAACAGGATGACACAGTTGAAACCGAAAATGAGTTCCAAACCGCTAGGTCAAAGAGGAAAGCTGAACAAGAAGTagaagaattggaaaaagTAGAGAAGAAACCCGAAGAGCCAGTTCACTTGGATTTCTCCTACAAGAAACAGAAAGGGAATGAATTGGACCACTTAAAATCGATAAAAGTCAGTGATAAGATGGCGAGTCTGATTAACAATGCAATTTCAGATATggagaaggagaaggataaagaaaataaggATGTCAGCATGCATGATGGCAATGACAGTGAACCGTCCAGCAGTAGCAACTTAATCTCTGATCAGGGTGCCCCCAAAGAGTCTGACGCACAACCACACACTAGTGGGACTGATATGTATAATGCCTTCATCAAAGAGGATACACCTAGTGATACTGCACCTGAAGTGGAAGAACAAACGACACAAGTAAAAAACGAAAATTCCTCAACGGAAGATTTTGGTAACGAAGCCCAGCCCCTGGACAACTCAAATGATATCTCTTTGACTTCTAAAACAACTGTACAAAATCCTTTCGCCGATACATCAAACTCAAGCATCCAAGAGATCAACATATCCAGGCCTCAAGTAGATAATTCATTCAGCAACACCATTAACTCTGACAATGTATTCATTGGCAAACTCAAATCCGAAAACAGCTTTCTATTTGATGACCATGAAGAGGTCGCTGAAGAGCCTGAGGTCAAAACAATTCAGATTGAGGAAGTTGAATCTGTTGATGACGAAGCTAGTGAGTCTGATCTAGTTAAAGAGTCAACAGAAGAGATAATGAACCCTCCACCAAAAAAGTCGAGTTTTGTATGCAAGGCTTTGAAGcttttattaaaattgatTCTTCTAATTGTGGCGGGTGCCTTAATTGCTATTATCATAAACTTAGCTGTCTGGTATAGGGAACAGTCTATTATGGTTGGTTATTGTGGACAAGAACGTGAAGGTAGATCAGAGTACTTCGAAAAGCTGAATTTACCATATAGAGATGAGGTTGAATCCTTTTTAGAGCCATACAAACCAGAATGTCAAGAATGTCCTGAGCATGGCCTGTGCTATCCAAATTTAGAACTAAGATGTAAACCCGGCTACAGGTTGCAAAATTCTTTGTACAGTTTGAATGGACTAATACCTATTGGTGCATCATGCGAGAAAGATGATGAGAGGGAAAGAATGATTTCTGAGATTGTTGCAAAGGCACTTGAATTACTCAGGATTAAAAATGCACAAGTCGAATGTGGTGAATCCAGTGACGATATCGAAAGCGGTATAACAGAAGAGATTgtatatcaaatttttgaggaatcaaaaaaagactGGATAAGTGAAGAACAATTTAACGAATTATGGTCTTCTGTGATAAAACAATTGGAGAAAGAACCTGAAATTACTATGAGGCAAGTGA CCAATAGACATAGAGAACAGATTAAGCCAAGATATAAAAGTAAAACCAATGACAATCAAAGACAGAAAGAATCTATTCCAGAAAGGAGAGAACGTGAAAACTTCATTCTTCGGTCATCATCCAAGAAGTATATAAGCTTGGGGTGTCATTTCGAGAATGAATTGCATCAAACCATTATGAAATACCGTAAGATTATTTTAATAGTACTTGGATTTATAATTTCCATTGCGGTGATTAGGTATAGAATAAAAACTTATTTTgaacagaagaagaaaattgcCAATTATACCAATGAAGTTATAGAGCTTCTGAAAGACAAGAAAGCTACAGATAAAGGTGATGCTTTCATAAGTTCTGTACATTTGCGTGATTATATATTGGATGGGAAAGGTAGTACtaaaactaaaaataaacttTGGGAAGaaatactaaaaaaattaaaccAAAATACCAATATTAAATCTTCTCTTATGGAAGTTCATGGTGATATGATGAAATGTTTGGAATGGGTTGGTCCGACTGATGTTAAAAGAAAGATTAAACCAGATGGAATTAACGAgaatcaataa
- the AMD1 gene encoding AMP deaminase (CAGL0G07425g~Ortholog(s) have AMP deaminase activity, role in guanine salvage, purine nucleotide metabolic process and cytosol localization), producing MSDLSLEATPSNDGRSSMFMDDRKDKDGLSVDEPQVSRDEESGGSDAHFSYHEGRKIFENSSKHVAVDQEDLSSSGFLPQPHHPTMMGANGNGQGQGKKNRTLSSNARHTLPDAPLSKAEIVNKITDDSVRDKTPLYKMGMLSDDASQQILEDPSPELVDLYTKVQECRDLRTKYQSLSLQYNSQNPKNSQDWEIYPPPPKPSYNAETKTVIAVTNKPDAEVFDFNECEIPGEDTEWDFGTNDDDSYYVHKPGKEDEILANIPSLRDYYKDLEKMVGISSDGPAKSFAFRRLQYLEARWNLYYLLNEYQETSVSKRNPHRDFYNVRKVDTHVHHSACMNQKHLLRFIKYKLRHCKDEKVIFRDGKVLTLDEVFRSLNLSGYDLSIDTLDMHAHKDTFHRFDKFNLKYNPIGESRLREIFLKTNNYINGSYLAEITQQVLSDLENSKYQNCEYRISVYGRSLDEWDKLASWVIDNKVISHNVRWLIQIPRLYDIYKKTDTVKTFQDICTNIFQPLFEVTKNPKSHPKLHVFLQRVIGFDSVDDESKVDRRFHRKYPKPSLWDSPQNPPYSYYLYYLYSNMASLNQWRAKRGFNTLVLRPHCGEAGDPEHLVSAYLLSQSISHGILLRKVPFVQYLYFLDQVGIAMSPLSNNALFLTYDKNPFPHYFKRGLNVSLSTDDPLQFSYTREPLIEEYSVAAQIYKLSNVDMCELARNSVLQSGWEAQIKKHWIGKDYELPGVEGNDVGKTNVPNIRINYRYDTLATELELVNHFANFNKD from the coding sequence ATGTCTGATTTATCACTGGAGGCTACGCCTTCTAACGACGGCAGGAGCTCTATGTTTATGGATGATCGCAAGGACAAGGACGGTTTGAGTGTTGATGAGCCACAAGTCAGTAGGGATGAAGAAAGCGGCGGTTCTGATGCGCATTTCTCTTACCACGAGGGCAGGAAGATCTTTGAGAACAGTTCGAAGCATGTCGCTGTCGACCAAGAGGATCTGAGTTCGTCGGGGTTCTTGCCGCAACCACACCACCCTACTATGATGGGTGCCAACGGTAATGGCCAAGGCCAAGGTAAAAAGAACAGGACTCTGTCTTCTAATGCAAGGCACACTTTGCCAGATGCGCCATTGAGCAAAGCTGAGATCGTTAACAAGATCACAGACGACTCTGTCAGGGATAAGACCCCCTTGTACAAGATGGGGATGCTGTCCGATGACGCCTCGCAACAAATCCTCGAGGATCCATCCCCAGAACTGGTTGATCTGTACACTAAAGTTCAAGAATGCCGTGATTTGAGAACCAAATACCAATCATTGTCTTTGCAATACAACAGCCAAAACCCTAAGAACTCTCAAGATTGGGAGATATACCCTCCACCACCAAAGCCCTCTTACAACGCTGAGACTAAGACTGTCATTGCTGTTACCAACAAGCCAGACGCAGAGGTATTTGATTTCAACGAATGCGAAATCCCTGGTGAAGATACAGAGTGGGACTTCGGTACCAACGATGACGACTCCTACTACGTTCACAAACCTGGCAAAGAAGATGAGATTCTTGCTAATATTCCATCTTTGCGTGACTACTACAAGGATCTTGAGAAAATGGTAGGCATCTCTTCTGATGGTCCAGCAAAGTCATTTGCTTTCAGAAGATTGCAATACTTAGAAGCTAGATGGAACCTATACTATCTGTTGAATGAGTACCAAGAAACCAGTGTCTCCAAGAGAAATCCTCATAGAGATTTTTACAATGTCAGAAAAGTGGACACTCACGTTCACCACTCAGCATGTATGAATCAAAAGCATTTGCTGCGTTTTATCAAGTACAAGTTAAGACATTGTAAGGACGAAAAAGTTATCTTCAGAGATGGTAAAGTATTGACCTTGGACGAAGTGTTCCGTTCTTTGAACTTATCAGGTTACGATCTATCGATTGATACCCTAGATATGCACGCACACAAGGACACCTTCCATAGATTCGACAAATTCAACTTGAAATATAACCCAATCGGAGAATCGCGTCTAAGAGaaattttcttgaaaactAACAACTATATCAATGGTTCTTATCTGGCAGAGATTACTCAACAAGTACTCTCCGATCTAGAAAACTCAAAATACCAAAACTGTGAATATAGAATCTCTGTGTATGGTAGATCCCTTGACGAATGGGACAAGTTGGCATCGTGGGTGATTGATAATAAGGTCATCTCTCACAATGTCCGTTGGTTGATCCAAATTCCACGTCTATACGACATCTACAAGAAGACCGATACTGTGAAGACTTTCCAAGATATCTGCACAAACATCTTTCAACCATTATTTGAAGTTACCAAGAATCCAAAATCTCATCCAAAGCTTCACGTATTCTTGCAAAGAGTTATCGGATTTGATTCTGTTGACGATGAGTCCAAAGTTGATCGTCGTTTCCACAGAAAGTATCCAAAGCCCTCTCTATGGGACTCTCCACAAAATCCACCATATTCTTACTACTTATACTACCTATATTCTAACATGGCCTCTTTGAACCAATGGAGAGCCAAGAGAGGATTTAACACTTTAGTTTTAAGACCACATTGTGGTGAAGCTGGTGATCCTGAGCATTTGGTTTCAGCATACTTGTTGTCTCAAAGTATTTCTCATGGTATTCTGTTGAGAAAAGTACCTTTTGTTCAATATTTGTACTTCCTTGACCAGGTTGGTATTGCAATGTCTCCATTGTCTAACAACGCTTTGTTCTTGACTTACGACAAGAATCCTTTCCCACACTATTTCAAGAGAGGATTGAATGTTTCGTTGTCTACGGATGATCCATTGCAATTTTCTTACACTAGGGAACCTTTAATTGAAGAGTATTCTGTAGCTGCACAAATCTATAAGCTTTCCAATGTTGACATGTGTGAGCTAGCTAGAAACTCTGTTCTACAGAGTGGTTGGGAAGCTCAAATTAAGAAGCATTGGATTGGTAAGGATTACGAACTGCCAGGTGTTGAAGGTAATGATGTCGGAAAGACAAATGTTCCAAATATTAGAATTAATTACAGGTACGATACTTTGGCAACCGAATTGGAACTAGTTAACCACTTTGCTAATTTCAACAAagattaa
- the MRX4 gene encoding Mrx4p (CAGL0G07447g~Ortholog(s) have mitochondrion localization), with protein MSKLIPLTLANSRAVNLSVRWTSTINRSTKTNGSRDPQSTAAKGKSVNEFIQKVLKLKDIKSVAPESALYSVLSDIGAKHGLKDIKNKKTFANLQLLLLQKRISDGEISECLTKLDNHKEITNIVSPIHPNAKQPIKKKVIHVNLKPSTAKPNHNLDDDTISSGLARKSADQSKVAGKSTKGDIDIKALENYLDLIELREKQKQNMQNMTKRAYKWDEVTSNVGVSPGKMIFGSDINTTTKSNIKIRRMTNKIATVTGFLNKSKKRYKPILIYDLSSKETTNKLLGKNFNLFNVNHTDLFGIINAAHFPPEEILGLISKFEDDGWKLIGNIHDKEYCVVFQGDESKLIVDNKPNILIPTALMLVGFGSLYYYYVNYYDEEQSKVEEDN; from the coding sequence ATGTCGAAGCTAATACCATTGACACTAGCAAATTCAAGGGCAGTAAATTTGTCTGTTAGGTGGACTAGTACAATCAATCGTAGTACTAAGACAAACGGCTCCAGGGATCCACAAAGTACTGCTGCAAAAGGAAAATCGGTGAACGAATTCATACAGAAAGTATTAAAACTGAAGGACATAAAGAGTGTTGCACCTGAATCAGCATTATATTCAGTTCTATCCGACATAGGTGCAAAGCATGGCTTGaaagatatcaaaaacaagaaaacgTTTGCTAATCTGCAATTACTGCTCCTGCAGAAGAGAATTTCCGATGGTGAAATCTCAGAGTGTCTCACAAAATTGGATAACCATAAAGAAATCACTAACATTGTTAGTCCAATCCATCCAAATGCAAAGCAACCaatcaagaagaaagtgaTCCATGTCAATCTAAAACCTTCAACAGCTAAACCGAATCACAACTTGGACGATGATACTATTTCAAGTGGACTGGCAAGAAAATCCGCTGATCAATCCAAAGTAGCTGGTAAATCAACAAAAGGGGATATAGATATCAAAGCGCTAGAAAACTACCTGGATCTAATTGAATTAAGGGAAAAGCAAAAGCAGAATATGCAAAATATGACCAAGCGTGCCTATAAATGGGATGAAGTTACTAGTAATGTGGGTGTTTCACCCGGAAAGATGATTTTTGGTTCAGACATAAATACAACTactaaatcaaatataaagaTACGAAGAATGACTAATAAAATTGCTACTGTAACTGGGTTCCTGaataaaagtaaaaaaagatataagCCCATTTTGATCTACGACCTTTCATCAAAAGAGACAACAAACAAATTATTAGGAAAgaattttaatttatttaatGTTAATCACACTGACTTATTTGGGATAATCAATGCAGCACACTTTCCACCCGAGGAAATACTGGGACTTATAAgtaaatttgaagatgacgGGTGGAAGTTGATTGGTAATATTCACGATAAGGAATACTGTGTTGTATTTCAAGGTGATGAATCAAAGTTGATAGTTGATAACAAACCTAATATCTTGATTCCTACTGCATTGATGTTGGTTGGTTTTGGCtctttgtattattattacgTCAATTATTATGACGAGGAACAGTCTAAAGTAGAAGAGGACAATTAA
- the SEC63 gene encoding protein-transporting protein SEC63 (CAGL0G07469g~Ortholog(s) have cell cortex, endoplasmic reticulum, nuclear envelope localization) has protein sequence MALSYEYDEGSETWPFFLLTLLLMVLVPMTIRQLYKLTKSTDAVSELGENKELQDKYTELNKELESSSVRKFREQWATKLMDPGNGLFSFTNLMLFIGWVSVALLIQRIAANTETITQSMAQMFDPYDLLGISPSASDKDIKSAYRRLSLKFHPDKMSKELSAEERTAMEEMYVQISKAHEALTDPIVRENYLKYGHPDGPQSTTHGIAIPSFMVSGSASPLLVIFYVSLLGVVLPYLVGKWWTRTQSYTRKNIHVNTASYLVDRLVNYKPSEIVTVNLIVQWISHAQEFKNFYPNLNSKDFEKLLQDHIHRRDSGSEEKNQIKYRIVSKCHSILHGLLDIAAGFRNLDVAISTLDTFKCIVQALPNTNNGEILQLPNVDKEVFEKAAAKENVHTLGKLFTFEDKKIGEILGIEDKQLLQQTLSVASNIPFLKLIRADFVVPGEPAVTPSSTPYISLKVLVRSAKQKLIPTEKFPAEMLEEKTDFESLRDPFASMLEQPLVPQTLSPHFPVERKSSWVAFLCFQKDLKILQTPVNIDRLSFKNLSKHLDKREIKELGKDFNAEDWEIGTIKIPLSQPAPPKPETVYFRIVLKNTDYFGPDLDFTMTMNVQDEAHVSKPTIEEELEKDIAQEYDSSDEDEDESDVDDEDESDSDYTDIDTDTEAESDSD, from the coding sequence ATGGCACTAAGTTATGAATACGATGAAGGGAGCGAGACGTGGCCGTTCTTTCTGCTGACTTTGCTGCTGATGGTGCTGGTGCCGATGACCATACGTCAGTTGTACAAGCTGACCAAGAGCACGGATGCGGTGAGCGAGCTCGGTGAGAACAAGGAGTTGCAGGACAAGTACACGGAGCTGAACAAGGAGCTCGAGAGTTCTAGTGTTAGAAAGTTCAGGGAGCAGTGGGCTACGAAGCTTATGGACCCCGGCAACGGGTTGTTCTCATTCACCAACTTGATGCTGTTTATCGGGTGGGTGTCTGTCGCGTTGCTGATCCAGCGTATCGCGGCCAACACGGAGACGATCACGCAGTCTATGGCCCAGATGTTTGACCCTTACGACCTGCTGGGTATCTCCCCTAGCGCATCAGACAAGGACATCAAGTCCGCGTATAGGAGGCTGTCCCTGAAGTTCCACCCGGATAAGATGTCGAAGGAGCTGTCCGCAGAGGAGAGAACAGCCATGGAAGAGATGTACGTGCAGATCTCCAAGGCCCACGAGGCACTTACTGACCCTATAGTGAGGGAGAACTACCTGAAGTACGGCCACCCTGACGGTCCACAGTCCACTACCCACGGTATCGCCATCCCAAGCTTCATGGTCTCCGGGTCCGCCTCACCTCTGCTTGTGATCTTCTACGTGTCTTTGCTGGGTGTCGTGCTGCCATACTTGGTCGGTAAGTGGTGGACCAGAACCCAGTCCTACACCAGAAAGAACATCCATGTCAACACCGCTTCGTACTTGGTCGATAGATTGGTCAATTACAAGCCATCAGAGATCGTCACCGTGAACTTGATCGTCCAATGGATCTCACACGCGCAGGAGTTCAAGAATTTTTACCCTAACCTAAACAGCAAGGATTTCGAGAAATTGCTACAGGACCACATCCACCGTCGTGACAGCGGCTCAGAGGAGAAGAACCAGATCAAATACAGAATCGTCTCCAAGTGTCATTCTATCTTGCATGGCCTGCTTGACATCGCAGCTGGTTTCAGAAACCTGGACGTCGCTATCAGTACTTTGGACACGTTCAAGTGTATTGTCCAAGCCTTGCCAAATACCAACAACGGTGAAATTCTACAATTGCCAAACGTTGACAAAGAGGTATTCGAGAAGGCTGCAGCTAAGGAAAACGTTCACACTCTGGGCAAACTGTTCACTTTTGAAGATAAGAAGATTGGCGAAATACTGGGTATTGAGGATAAACAGTTGCTACAGCAGACATTGTCCGTAGCTTCCAACATcccatttttgaaattgatcaGAGCAGATTTTGTTGTTCCTGGTGAACCTGCTGTGACTCCATCTTCCACCCCATACATCTCTTTGAAAGTGCTTGTGCGCTCCGCAAAGCAAAAACTGATCCCAACAGAGAAATTCCCAGCTGAAATGCTTGAGGAAAAGACTGATTTTGAATCTCTAAGAGATCCATTTGCCTCCATGCTAGAACAACCGCTAGTTCCACAAACTTTGTCCCCACACTTCCCTGTCGAAAGGAAATCCTCTTGGGTGGCATTCCTATGTTTCCAAAAGGACTTAAAGATTCTACAAACTCCAGTGAACATTGACCGCCTgtctttcaagaacttaTCCAAGCATTTGGACAAAAGAGAGATCAAAGAACTTGGAAAGGACTTCAATGCCGAGGACTGGGAGATTGGTACCATCAAAATCCCATTAAGTCAACCAGCCCCACCAAAGCCAGAGACTGTGTACTTCAGaattgttctcaagaacacCGATTACTTTGGCCCAGACTTAGATTTCACCATGACCATGAATGTCCAGGATGAAGCTCACGTCTCAAAGCCAAccattgaagaagaactagAGAAAGACATCGCTCAAGAATACGACTCcagtgatgaagacgaagacGAAAGTGATGTagatgacgaagatgaaAGCGATAGTGATTACACAGATATTGACACTGACACAGAAGCTGAGTCAGATTCTGATTGA
- the MNN11 gene encoding alpha-1,6-mannosyltransferase (CAGL0G07491g~Alpha-1,6-mannosyltransferase with a role in protein glycosylation), whose product MSLKPRSLTAKKRRPSQNHGELMALGIGNPLDVVRKYLGLGVSDMDLNDGRYVSKKKRNRYTVMPMLVFFVVVMYLLVSTFMPNGMRAPVTYPPEHGAYQNEVISSSPLIFPHVEHAPVLKEIGIRGLFILRMEMDGTKRFVIKPEDKPFSDEEKKKTTDQVLLVKKSFLDHGKLIFPKKNESPEFVVVTLVDFDNFDRDTIVKIVQNRVDYAQRHKYGIYVRWAQEFVTEMSIQEVAPSYQLMKASIMRAAIHAFPYAKYFLFLDQTSLIMNSEIPLQKLILHQPTVEANKQVLPILQHYNGRNVPAKLAQQPDLVFPQHDNGVLDLSAFIVANSLHGKMFLDYLNDPLVRDYHWDDIYTQYGHVLNWHPELLDRTLLVKRKTLASPVEDPTNLNIKDNKIDGGDSGYSTGDFIASLAKCKERISCTSDLDVMYKFSHMG is encoded by the coding sequence ATGTCGCTGAAGCCTAGGTCGTTGACTGCGAAGAAGAGGAGGCCCAGCCAGAACCACGGTGAGCTTATGGCTCTCGGGATCGGTAACCCGCTGGATGTGGTGCGCAAGTACCTGGGGCTGGGGGTCTCGGATATGGACCTGAATGACGGGCGGTACGTGTCGAAGAAGAAGCGCAACCGGTACACGGTGATGCCCATGCTTGTGTTTTTCGTGGTCGTGATGTACCTGCTGGTGTCCACGTTCATGCCCAATGGTATGCGGGCGCCCGTGACGTACCCGCCGGAGCACGGTGCCTACCAGAACGAGGTTATTTCTTCCAGCCCGCTGATCTTCCCGCATGTGGAGCACGCCCCTGTGCTGAAGGAGATCGGGATCAGAGGCCTGTTCATACTGCGGATGGAGATGGACGGCACTAAGAGGTTCGTAATCAAGCCGGAGGACAAGCCGTTCTCCGAcgaggagaagaagaagaccaCCGACCAAGTGCTGCTGGTCAAGAAGTCCTTCCTGGACCACGGAAAGCTTATATTCCCAAAGAAAAACGAGAGCCCCGAGTTCGTGGTCGTGACTCTGGTGGATTTCGACAACTTCGACAGGGACACAATAGTCAAGATTGTGCAGAACAGAGTGGACTACGCCCAGAGACACAAGTACGGTATATACGTCCGCTGGGCACAAGAGTTCGTCACAGAGATGTCGATCCAGGAAGTCGCCCCAAGCTACCAATTAATGAAGGCCTCTATCATGAGAGCAGCAATTCACGCCTTCCCATACGCAAAATACTTTTTATTCCTAGACCAGACATCGCTGATCATGAACTCAGAAATTCCTCTACAGAAACTAATTCTGCATCAACCTACTGTGGAGGCCAACAAACAGGTATTGCCGATCCTACAACACTACAACGGCAGAAACGTCCCTGCCAAACTGGCTCAACAACCAGATCTGGTATTCCCACAACACGATAATGGTGTACTAGATCTTTCTGCATTCATCGTCGCCAACAGCTTGCACGGCAAAATGTTCTTAGACTACTTAAACGACCCATTGGTCAGAGATTACCATTGGGATGACATCTACACACAGTACGGCCATGTCCTAAACTGGCACCCAGAATTGCTGGACCGCACATTACTGGTAAAACGGAAAACATTGGCCAGCCCCGTTGAGGACCCAACAAACTTGAACATCAAGGACAACAAGATCGACGGTGGTGACTCCGGTTACTCCACTGGCGACTTCATCGCATCCCTAGCTAAGTGTAAGGAAAGAATTTCTTGCACAAGTGACCTGGATGTAATGTACAAGTTTTCGCATATGGGATAG
- the ATP12 gene encoding ATP synthase complex assembly protein ATP12 (CAGL0G07513g~Ortholog(s) have protein domain specific binding activity, role in mitochondrial proton-transporting ATP synthase complex assembly and mitochondrion localization) gives MLKVYRRLSYWRLHIGRTRFYHASSRASPLGVDSSIENNLKTETNKLSKTGQKFWDQVGLDFGGDKITVQLDSKPLRTPLGNNLAIDHDRKVLGLMLKKEWSNLQEVASKKFSLPLTSLVSRCIDLETTSNADCDPEAVAKIGGDTTVIKNQLLRYMDTDTLLVFSPAKEFEGALREEQDKLYLPIIKKIEEFLGQYSSSDKQLTLQILDADVHGLRGNVQSQEVKDAAMNYMDSLSPWDLAVFEKTVLTTKSFICGILLMESMTKKSTHKELVKSLDEIIRLATLETIFQVERWGEVEDTHDVDKRDIHRKISSAAIVAFKN, from the coding sequence ATGTTGAAGGTATACAGGAGGTTAAGTTATTGGCGTTTGCATATAGGACGCACCAGGTTTTACCATGCCAGTAGTAGAGCCTCGCCGCTGGGGGTTGATAGCTCCATTGAGAACAACTTGAAGACTGAGACGAATAAGTTGAGCAAGACAGGACAGAAATTCTGGGACCAGGTTGGGTTAGATTTTGGCGGCGATAAGATCACTGTTCAATTAGATTCTAAGCCGTTGAGGACTCCGCTGGGAAATAACTTGGCCATTGACCATGATCGGAAAGTTCTAGGGCTGATgttaaagaaagaatgGAGTAACTTGCAAGAAGTGGCCAGTAAGAAATTCTCCTTACCACTTACATCGCTTGTCTCAAGATGCATTGACTTGGAGACCACCAGTAATGCGGATTGTGACCCCGAAGCTGTCGCAAAGATCGGCGGTGACACCACTGTTATAAAGAATCAACTACTTAGATACATGGACACTGATACATTACTTGTGTTTTCACCGGCTAAGGAATTTGAAGGTGCCTTGAGGGAGGAGCAGGACAAGTTGTACTTGCCCATCATCAAGAAGATAGAGGAGTTTTTGGGGCAATACTCATCTTCAGATAAACAATTGACACTTCAAATCTTGGATGCGGATGTTCATGGTTTACGTGGGAATGTGCAATCTCAAGAGGTTAAGGATGCAGCAATGAACTACATGGACTCACTATCCCCTTGGGACCTTGCAGTGTTTGAGAAGACTGTATTGACAACGAAATCTTTCATATGTGGTATCTTATTAATGGAAAGCATGACTAAGAAATCCACTCATAAAGAATTGGTCAAATCCcttgatgaaattatacGCTTAGCTACGTTGGAGACAATATTCCAAGTTGAAAGATGGGGTGAGGTGGAAGACACACATGATGTGGACAAGAGAGACATCCATAGAAAGATCTCATCTGCCGCTATAGTTGCATTCAAGAATTGA